The Natator depressus isolate rNatDep1 chromosome 11, rNatDep2.hap1, whole genome shotgun sequence genome includes a window with the following:
- the TWIST2 gene encoding twist-related protein 2: MEESSSSPVSPVDSLGTSEEELERQPKRFGRKRRYSKKSSEDGSPNPGKRGKKSSPSSQSYEELQSQRILANVRERQRTQSLNEAFAALRKIIPTLPSDKLSKIQTLKLAARYIDFLYQVLQSDEMDNKMTSCSYVAHERLSYAFSVWRMEGAWSMSASH; encoded by the coding sequence ATGGAAGAAAGTTCCAGTTCTCCTGTTTCCCCTGTGGATAGCTTGGGGACCAGTGAAGAGGAGCTGGAAAGGCAGCCAAAGAGATTTGGCAGGAAGAGGAGATACAGTAAGAAATCCAGCGAAGATGGCAGCCCCAACCCAGgcaagagggggaaaaagtccagtcccagctcccaATCTTACGAAGAACTCCAAAGCCAGAGGATCTTGGCCAATgtcagagagaggcagaggactCAGTCCCTCAATGAAGCCTTCGCAGCCCTGAGGAAAATCATCCCCACGTTGCCCTCTGACAAACTCAGTAAAATCCAGACTCTCAAACTCGCAGCCAGGTACATAGACTTCCTCTACCAGGTCCTACAGAGCGACGAGATGGACAATAAGATGACAAGCTGCAGCTATGTGGCCCATGAGCGGCTTAGTTATGCCTTTTCAGTGTGGAGGATGGAAGGCGCTTGGTCCATGTCTGCCTCCCACTAG